In Camelina sativa cultivar DH55 chromosome 16, Cs, whole genome shotgun sequence, a single window of DNA contains:
- the LOC104749936 gene encoding glutathione S-transferase U1 — MTKKEETVKLLGFWGSPFSRRVEMALKLKGVPYEYLEEDLPNKTPLLLELNPLHKKVPVLVHNDKVLPESHLILEYIDQTWKNNPILPQDPYEKAMARFWAKFIDEQILTLGFRSLVKAEKGREVAIGETQAMLMFLEKEVTGKDFFGGKTVGFLDMVAGSMIPFCLARLWEGLGIDMIPEDTFPELNRWIKNLKDVEAVRECIPPRDKQVERMTKIADKIMST, encoded by the exons ATgacgaagaaagaagagactGTGAAGCTTCTAGGGTTTTGGGGAAGCCCTTTTAGTCGTAGAGTCGAGATGGCTCTCAAACTCAAAGGCGTACCTTACGAGTACTTGGAGGAAGACTTGCCAAACAAGACCCCTTTGCTTCTTGAGCTAAACCCGCTTCACAAGAAAGTTCCGGTTCTTGTCCACAATGATAAAGTATTACCCGAGTCACATCTGATTCTCGAATACATCGATCAGACATGGAAGAACAATCCGATTCTTCCTCAAGATCCTTACGAGAAAGCCATGGCTCGGTTCTGGGCCAAGTTCATCGATGAGCAg ATTCTTACACTAGGGTTCAGGTCCCTGGTGAAAGCAGAGAAGGGAAGAGAAGTTGCTATTGGAGAGACTCAAGCAATGCTTATGTTTCTTGAGAAGGAAGTCACTGGAAAAGATTTCTTCGGCGGCAAGACGGTCGGATTCTTGGACATGGTCGCAGGAAGTATGATCCCATTTTGTCTAGCTCGGCTTTGGGAAGGTTTGGGAATTGATATGATTCCAGAGGACACGTTCCCAGAGTTAAACAGATGGATCAAGAATTTGAAGGACGTTGAGGCGGTGAGGGAATGTATTCCTCCAAGAGATAAACAAGTTGAGCGAATGACCAAAATTGCAGACAAAATAATGTCTACCTAA
- the LOC109129449 gene encoding glutathione S-transferase U3-like, with translation MAEKEEGVKLIGSWASPFSRRVEMALKLKGVPYDYLDENYLVVKSPLLLELNPIYKKVPVLVHNGNVLLESHLILEYIDQTWTNNPILPENPYDRAMARFWAKFVDEQVNS, from the coding sequence ATGGCCGAGAAAGAAGAGGGTGTGAAGCTTATAGGATCGTGGGCAAGCCCATTCAGTCGTAGAGTCGAGATGGCTCTCAAACTCAAAGGCGTGCCATACGATTACTTGGACGAAAACTATTTGGTCGTCAAGAGCCCTTTGCTACTTGAACTCAACCCAATTTACAAAAAAGTGCCTGTTTTGGTCCACAATGGTAATGTACTACTCGAGTCACATCTCATCCTTGAATACATCGACCAAACATGGACAAACAATCCAATTCTACCGGAGAACCCGTACGACAGAGCCATGGCTCGATTCTGGGCCAAATTCGTCGATGAACAAgtaaattcttaa
- the LOC104749937 gene encoding glutathione S-transferase U2-like — translation MAKKEESVKLLGFWISPFSRRVEMALKLKGVPYEYLEEDLPQKSTLLLELNPIHKKVPVLVHNDKILSESHVILEYIDQTWSNNPILPRDPYDKAIARFWAKFVDEQILPVGFMPLVKAEKGIDVAIEEIRELITFLEKEVTGKDFFGGKTIGFLDMVAGSMIPFCLARAWECMGIDMIPMETFPELNRWINKLSEVEIVRECIPPKAKHIERMNKIIERVKSS, via the exons atggcgaagaaagaagagagtgtGAAGCTTCTAGGGTTTTGGATAAGCCCTTTCAGTCGTAGGGTCGAGATGGCTCTCAAACTCAAAGGCGTACCATACGAGTACTTGGAAGAAGACTTACCCCAAAAGAGCACTTTGCTTCTTGAACTAAATCCGATTCACAAGAAGGTTCCGGTTCTTGTCCACAATGATAAGATATTGTCCGAGTCACATGTGATCCTCGAATACATTGACCAAACATGGAGTAATAATCCAATTCTTCCTCGAGATCCATACGACAAAGCCATTGCTCGATTCTGGGCCAAGTTCGTCGATGAACAG ATCCTACCAGTTGGGTTCATGCCTCTAGTAAAAGCAGAGAAGGGGATAGATGTTGCTATTGAAGAGATCCGAGAACTGATTACGTTTCTTGAAAAAGAAGTTACTGGAAAAGATTTCTTCGGCGGCAAGACGATTGGATTCTTGGACATGGTTGCGGGAAGTATGATCCCGTTTTGTCTGGCTCGGGCTTGGGAATGTATGGGAATTGATATGATTCCAATGGAGACGTTTCCAGAATTAAACAGATGGATCAATAAGTTAAGTGAAGTTGAGATTGTGAGGGAGTGTATACCtccaaaagcaaaacatattGAGCGAATGAACAAAATTATAGAGAGAGTTAAGTCTTCCTAA